One genomic region from Cetobacterium sp. 8H encodes:
- a CDS encoding alpha-hydroxy-acid oxidizing protein has translation MDIKEIKKNAKERMKEFCILCPECNGRWCAGKVPGMGGAVSGGSFQRAFDKLKEVKIAMRTLHSVVDPKLECNFFGENLSFPAMIAPITGTKFNMGGYVTDEEYSNDVVLGAVDAGTIAMIGDTGDPNCFQVGIEAIKKANGKGIAIIKPRENSEIIKRIKVAEEAGAIAVGVDVDGAGLVTMKLFGQPVGPKSLDDLKTIISSTKLPFIVKGILTVDEAKLCVEAGAYAIVVSNHGGRCLNETFAPAEVLKDIAEAVGNDIIILADGAIREGIDILKYLALGADAVLIGRPIIWGSIGGRQEGVKITLDTLKSQLYQGMILSGADDVNNSKTFSRILCTK, from the coding sequence ATGGATATAAAAGAGATTAAAAAAAATGCAAAGGAAAGGATGAAAGAGTTTTGTATATTATGTCCAGAGTGTAATGGGCGTTGGTGTGCAGGAAAAGTTCCAGGAATGGGTGGAGCTGTTAGTGGCGGAAGTTTTCAAAGAGCATTTGACAAATTAAAAGAAGTTAAAATTGCAATGAGAACTCTTCATAGTGTAGTAGACCCTAAGCTTGAGTGCAACTTTTTTGGAGAAAACCTTTCTTTTCCAGCAATGATTGCACCAATCACAGGAACAAAGTTCAATATGGGTGGATATGTTACTGACGAAGAATATTCAAACGACGTTGTTTTAGGAGCTGTTGATGCTGGTACTATCGCTATGATTGGAGATACAGGAGATCCTAACTGTTTTCAAGTTGGAATAGAAGCTATTAAAAAAGCTAATGGTAAAGGAATAGCAATTATTAAGCCTAGAGAAAATTCTGAGATTATAAAGAGAATTAAAGTTGCTGAAGAGGCTGGAGCTATTGCTGTTGGGGTTGACGTAGATGGAGCAGGACTTGTAACTATGAAACTTTTCGGACAACCAGTTGGTCCAAAATCTCTTGATGATTTAAAGACTATCATCTCTTCTACAAAACTTCCTTTTATTGTAAAAGGAATTCTTACTGTTGATGAAGCAAAGCTTTGTGTTGAAGCTGGAGCTTACGCCATAGTTGTATCAAATCATGGTGGACGTTGCTTAAATGAAACTTTTGCTCCTGCAGAAGTTTTAAAAGACATAGCTGAGGCTGTCGGAAATGATATTATAATTTTAGCTGATGGTGCTATCAGAGAAGGAATAGATATTTTAAAATATCTTGCTTTAGGGGCAGATGCTGTTCTTATAGGAAGACCTATTATTTGGGGATCTATTGGTGGTAGACAAGAGGGTGTTAAAATAACTTTAGACACTTTAAAATCTCAGCTTTATCAGGGAATGATACTTTCTGGTGCTGATGATGTTAATAATTCTAAAACATTCTCTCGTATTTTGTGTACAAAATAA